In Sander vitreus isolate 19-12246 chromosome 8, sanVit1, whole genome shotgun sequence, the genomic window TAAAcatatttgttctgttttaattttgtagATTTTCAGTGACAAGTTGCACAAAGCCAAAGTAACCCACGCAGAGTTCAACCCCCGTTGTGATTGGTTATTGGCGACGGCCTCAGTCGACCACACTGTGAAACTTTGGGACCTGAGAAACCTCAAAGACAAGAAGAGCTTTCTCCACGAGATGCCTCATGAGAGAGCCGTCAATTCAGGTAACACTCTCATTTAGAAAACTCTTCCTTACTTTATTAAGTTACTGCTTTCCGTCTTTGCTACatacgtttgttttttttagaatattATCCAACGTTTGTCCAATATAAATGATATGAAAGTAAATGATAACACTAAGTGTAACTTGTCCTGACATTTGAAGGGACCTCTGAGAGTCTACCATCCATGTTTCTCATTAATAAATATAGTTGTGTAGTAGTAGTTAAGTGTCCTTGTTTGTGTAAGATACAagtcatgtttttgtctttccatTTAATCCAACCCTGTTCAGTtttcttaatttatttaataaaaaaggtaGGTACAAGAACCTAGAAGATGTTAATGGCCATGATTCTTATGTATTACAGTTTCTAtgacaggttgtttttttaaaaaaaaaaaaaaaaaaaaaaaatctatagaTTATTTTGTAAAACTGTTACTGTCGGTTCCTCACAGCCTACTTCAACCCGTTGGACTGCTCCAAGTTGCTCACCACAGATCAGTACGATCAGATCCGGGTCTACTCGTCCTCTGATTGGTCGAAGCCTCAACACGTCATCCAACATCCACACAGACAGTTTCAGCATCTCACACCCATCAAGGTTTGTTTCTTCTCTAGTGTATGTATCCTTCTGTAACTTATCCTGAGGGATCATGACTAACAAACATAGTTTAGTTGCACAAGAGATCGACGTACATACACAAACTGCAAGAAAGCAATTCACAGACATCATTACCTTTGCAGATATTAAAGAACCAGGTGCTATTTGAAGAGACATGTCAGGTGGAAGCAGTATCTTGTGGGAGAATACAGTTTGTGACAACATAATTCTGTTATTATTTCTCTGTAGGCCACATGGCACCCTTTCTATGACCTAATCGTTGCGGGCCGTTACCCTGATGACCGAGTTTGCCCCGGAGATCAGAGGACCATCGACATCTTTGATTCCAACACAGCAGAGCTCGTGTGTCAGCTGCAAGATCCCACCGCTTCAGGGATCAAATCTGTGAGTATGTTTTTAAAGCACCGGGAAAAACCGTAAAGGCATGAAAACACGTTATTAACACAGAGAAATATGTATTTACAGATCAACAAGTTCAATCCAATGGGTGACGTGATTGGATCTGGAATGGGTGAGTTTTTCAAAAGCACTCCATTTTTGGCATGTTTATTTTATCTGTGAGAGGTCAACGTGTGTCACTAAAGCTGCTTAATGTTCACTCACAGGTGTAACGGTGCTGGTCTGGGATCGAAACGAGTCATTGATCAGTGATCGACACAAAGCACAGGAGGAAACCTCAACCTCGGTGGACAGTTTAAGAGGCCAGCGAAGGAGTCGGCAGCAGCGCTCCAGCAGGGACAGGAGAGGTCCTGTTGTGGATGCAAAGCTTAAGAAGAAACTGGCTTCTCTGGAAGAATCGGAGACCAAAACCAAGACCCAGACTGGGTGtactaaacaaaaacaagcacagaTGAGGAAGAAGTAGGGTATGTAATGGTGTGGATCCATGTATATATTCCTATGTTTACTGTTCGTTGTGTCTCTAACTTCAGGGATTGTTTGAAAAAatgtttcagatgttttttttgttttttttataaagtgttTTTCTACTGTACTATAATAAAAATTATCATGTTTGATACACAATTGAttgatatttattttacaaatctTTGACCACATCGATACTATGAAAACACACTACAGGAAGATTTAAGGCAAGTGATTAATTGCATACACCTTTATCTCATATAGATAGGCAGTTTGTGTATCATGCATAACTGAAGAGATAGTTTCCACGTAGGTCATGGACCGTGACATTTGCCAGCTGGAGGAGCACTTCAGTCCAGGCCTCCTGTTCCTTTCTTCTGTCCTGTTGCCAGGCCTGCTGGGCAGAGTACACCATGCTCAGGACAAGAACATCAAACTGATCATGAGTCAGCGGCCTGCTTCTCTGATCCTTCAGTGTGGTCACCGTCTGCACCATGGAGCTCGGACTTCTGGGAATGTTGTCATTGATCTGAGACAGAAAAGCTCGCCCCAGCCTCATCGATGCCATCTCCTCGTCGAGCATTACAATGTTGTTGTCCCGGTCGAGCTCCACCCCGCCCAGCAAGAACTGCACATAAGTATAGATAAGGAAATATGCATCACTTACTCTGCAAGTAAAATATGGCACAGTTTGTGTTTTAGCTGAGTGTAGATGCCTGTTAACTCTTAAATAAAGAACTTACCTCAAACATCAGGTTTGCATCAGAGACTGATGAGCCAGTTTTTTGAGAAGTTGGACTTATGCCTGCAGCCACATCTAAAGTAGAAAATACTGAAGTTTAACtaataataaaatgcaaagaaactGTCAGTGCCTGCATACAccttttgtactttttactgcataTTGATCAGTGCATGCAGTATCATTATATAACAACTTAAAAATGCTCAAATGCAACAGAAGATATTCTGTTTCTACTTACCTTGCAGCACTTGCTCAAACGAAAGCCATAAGATCACCTGGAAGCAgattttaagttgttttttcatattcatttttctTCTGATTATTGCCGACTGATAAACCACCTAAACATCTCCTTTCCCTCGACCACTTTTGTGAATCCTGTCCGAAGCAGCTCAGCCTGAATACCACTCATTTTTCCACTTTGGAAAAAAGGAACCAAAAGCCAGATGGCTGTGATtcagagcagagagcaacaaatAAATCCTGGTTTTTCATCCACAGCATGCAGAACTTTGAGTTAGCAGAACTCTACTTAACACACCACTTGTTCTGCCCTAATtcaaatacaaacatttaaGATATTACCTGAATGATGCATTTTCCCAGTATATTCATGATgaacaatacaaaacaaaagataaataaaaacaatcattCATGTAGTCTGTATCAATTAACTAAGGCTAAGGGTCCTTCTCAACATAAGTTGAAGAAAAGAAGAGGTATTAGGgcattttttggcatttcttcatAAACTCATGAGATTTTGCAGGTAGATTTAGATCATTTTTCTATTTGTTCATCCAAGGCTTAACCTTTAAGTATTTGCaactatgaattaaatatttacCCAATAAAATCAAATTATTCACCACAAAATCAAAATTGTACTACTTTACATTAAAACTCAATAAAAGCTTTATcaggcatcaaattcagtgGGTGAAGCCATCTTTGAAAAGATAACCAGAATTCCTACACTAATTCACACAggaaaaattaaaatatgctCTACAGAATCCACAAGTACTATTATCCCAATGAAACTTTTATGCGAGAATTCATTGGATGAATAAATGTTATTTGAAAGCTCACCGCTTTGGTTTTAGGTGGAATAGGATAAGacaaatatataacataacCTTAAAATCCAATGCTGTTGCTGTAGGTTAGACCTATACAGTGCATGCTGTAACAAAGGCATTATCTTTATCACAACATGCCTGGAGTCATTAACTATGTAGCTAATTACGTAATTAGTTAAGTGTCCAACCTACATAACTGACTCCTCTCACTTAAAATGACGTATTTAGTAGAATGTCTACAGCATTATTTGCATTAGAAGTAGGCCTATCCTATTTCCAAAATAACAGTTGTAGTAACACAGCTCCACCACATGGAGGCAGCAGCACCAGTTGATACCAGCGACTCGTTTCGTATCTGACCGATGAAAAAGTTTATTTACTTCCGGTGAAGAGTTCAGCTGCTCCCGGATATAAAGGTAACGACGATTGTTtactactcttttttttttttttttttaagcgttACGACTCTTTTGCCTCATTTTCAGTCCTAGTTATAACTCTACCTCCATGATATCGCGGTTGAATTGTGATTCAATTAAACGTTAGCCAGCTATCTAGCTGCTGTGGGCTGCTCTGTATAACCGTAGTAAGCGACTTGTTTTTCTTAGGATGGCGGAGGCATGTCCCGCCCTTCTTTGCTTTActttgcctctgattggcttacgtTGACTCTTGCGTAAACCTAGCCAACCCAACCAACGGAGGCAACGAGTAGTAACCAATCAGGgggagagtagggcgggtcatgcCTTCCCCATGCCATTGCCATCCTaggattttgttgttgttgctaacCGTAAACACAAcatagctagcgttagcctgtCAGACAGAGCCTCTGACGTTAACTTAACAaacatcaaaattaaaaacGTGTTtcatttaacgttagctgatTTAATAGCAACATAACCAAACTTTGGAGCAGCTGCCTTGTGTTTGTGCATATTATAGCGATAAACACTCTtatcacattatttttaatgtagctaaaactaatgcagtgtAATTTAACAGTAATGCAGTAAGTATGACTTTTATAAAGGTGatcatgttcattttttgtttaaacagTTTCAGAGGGGTGTTAATTTAACTGTATGGTGATTTGTTTGTCGTTGTTTTGTATTGTGCTGTAACATTACTGGTATGTGTGTCTCTAGTCTTTAGTTGAGATAAATGAGGTGGAGAAATGATTAGAAACACCTTTCAGTAAAATGCAATACAATTTAATAATACAGTCTCCAAAATTACCAATACATGATCAACACCAACGCCAGAGGGATAAATCAGGCGCGCCGATATTAgtgtactttatatactgcataTTGATAAATCGGCTGCTCGGtaacaagaaattgcagtacagaaatgctcaaatgtgtTTGACTCTGTCACCACTATTAAAGTCCACCGAAAAAAATCTCCTGTTTCGTACATATTATTGTCACTAGGAAAAAATGAATGTTGTTTATAGTTTCTAACATATGGAGAagatcaaatatcacaatattttttttaccaaatactaTATATCGATATTGCAACAATATTATAGGGTTGACTAGTGGTGCTTTcactaaatatttacacaatgagatttttgacaaTCATCAATGATGTGGCTATAATGAGtgggcaaataatagaacagataAAATAGTCTGGTAAGTTTAGAAAactacatcactttactgtaatgtagtctttaaaaccaggaaaagacaacaattATGCCATATTATgttattacgatatccaaaatctaagacaatatctagtctcatcaTAACAGTATCGATAAAATGGTGATCTGTTGCCCAACCCTATTTTATAgtttgtaaaaatactctgatGTGAATAATATTTCTTGTTAAACATGAATTTCCCACATAAAAAGTAAGAAATTCTTGATCCGGCCTCGCGCTAGTTTGACCGGTGAAAGAGCAATGTGCATCAAGATGGCTAGCGTAGAGGAAACATCGGACAGTGTCAGCCATACACGTTTGAGTCTCAGTCAGACCCAGCCTCATGCGGAGATGAGGAGTCTGTTGTGTACCAAATTCAGCGACAAGCAGATGTATCAGAATGGGAAGTGTAGCTAGCATCTTAtatgtgtttatgttgtttgttgtaaCCATCAGTGGCTGACACAGCATTAGTAGTTGTGAAATACACAATAATATCGCTGTCTGTAATTACAAGTCCGCTCTGCGCTGGAGGTTTCAGGTTTCTTTCTATGCTTTTGCATACTTTCAACTTTGTGACGTACCAAATCTAGCTTGCCCAGGACGTTTGAATCTCTGATTTGTGTGCACATACATCTCCCCCTTCAGGAATGTTAGAAACACCTATCTAGTGACAAACTGCACAGATACAAGTCAGTATAGTCAACGTCAGACATCTTACAGGACataaacataagaaaaacacatttttgagtggagggCATCTTTATTGTGTTtcgtattagactgcattagttttagatATATCTTAttaactggcaactgagtgtaaaTGGATACAATGCTGTTTGGTGACTTTGTCAGGCAAGAAGCAAAGATGGAGTCCAGCGAGGACGGGGGCCTCAGTGTCGGGGGCTCTGTCGGAGAGGAGAACTACTTCCTGGGATACACCTTCACCGACCGCTCCCACTCCAGCCGGGTGGTGAAGAGCATCATGGACCTGTGTCTGGAGGACGGCCTGTTCGCTGACGTCACCATCACTGTTGATAGCAAAGAGTTTCACCTACACCGGCTGGTGCTCTCGGCACAGAGCAGTTTCTTCCGCACCATGTTCACCTCCAACCTCAAAGAGTCCCACAACCGCTCTATTGAGCTGAAGGATGTCAGCGCCACTGTCTTTCAGCTGCTGATTGACTACATCTACCACGGCACGATTAAACTGAGGGTGGAGGAGCTACAGGACACCTATGAGATGGCAGATATGTACCAGCTGACTGCACTGTTTGAGGAATGCTCCCGCTTCCTCTCACGCACAGTTGAGGTCAAGAACTGCCTGCAGGTGATCCACTGTTTTCACAAGCCTCTGCTGCTTGATAATATATAATTGTGTAGTATCAGTGTAATGATTACCTGTTTTTGCCCAGGTGATGTGGcttgcagacagacacagtgatCAGGAGTTGTATACTGCAGCCAAGCATTGTGCTAAGATCCACCTGGCCCAGGTGCATCAGACTGAAGAATTTCTtaatctgcctctctgtctgctcttgGACATCATCAAAGGTATTACCCATCGCCGTCCTATCTCTATGTGCCGAAACGTCTGAAACAGTGTTGTTCCATTTACTGCAAGACATTTGCTGTATTGTTTAAATTACTCCTTGCCAAATCATAATGGCTAGCAGTGATGACATCATACATAATTTGTAATTAGCTTAAACATGCAACAGTTATAGTCCTGTCACCTTGAATACACATTTTATGGGGCGTCCTGGTAACTGAATGGTTAAGCAAATTATGAAATCAGCCAACCGCCCCCCTTGTTTCTTGTCTGCTTCTTCACTTCACTGCCACTATCCAACAAAGGGGAAAtgccaaataaataatataaattgtATTAATCTGACTCGCTAGGTCTGTCtatttgtcttgtcttgtgtttgtttgtgttcagaTGGAGTTCCGAGCTCCCAGAATCCAACAATGGCCATCGAGTCGTGGATCAACCACAACaaggtggagagagaggagtTTTCTTGTATCCTCCAAGAAAATCTCAAGGTAACATTCTTTCATCTAGAGCTGAAAACTATTTTTAAAGAGGGTGCTCTCATTTTATGTCTGCTGTAATTATTTGTATCTCTGATGTCTGATATGTCTTTATCTTGTGTGTCTACAGGAAATCGGGGAAAATGTCCACATTTACCTGATTGGTAAAGAGGAGGCGCGGACTCACTCCCTGGCTGTGTCGCTTCACTGTGACGAGGACGATGCGATCAGCGTAAGCGGCCAGAACAGTTTATGCCATCAGATCACTGCAGCCTGTAAACACGGAGGTGACCTGTATGTGGTGGGGGGGTCCATCCCTCGCCGCATGTGGAAGTGCAACATGCACACCATGGACTGGGAGCGCTGCGCCCCACTGCCCAGAGACCGCCTCCACCATACAATGGTCTCTGTCTCTACTGAGGACGCTATCTACTCTCTAGGAGGTAAGACGTTGCAGGACACACTTTCTAACGCCGTCATCTATTACACAGTGAAGGACAACATGTGGATAGAGACTAGCCAGCTGGACACTGCAGTGTCCGGGGCTGCTGGTGTAAACCTGGGAGGTACCATCTACCTGCTTGGAGGGGAGGAGAATGACATGGACTTTTTTACGAAGCCGTCTCGACTGATTCAGTGCTTTGACACCGCCTCCCAGAAGTGCCAGATCAAACCTTACATGCTACCGTTCGCGGGCTGCATGCACGCTGCGGTCCACATGGATGTGATCTTCATCGTAGCAGAGGGAGACTCCCTGGTGTGCTACAACCCTCTGCTGGAGAGCTTCACCCGCCTGCGCTTCCCTGAGGTGTGGAGCTGCGTTCCTTCACTGTGGAAGGTGGCCAGCTGTAACGGCTGCATATACGTCTTCAGGGACAAATGTAAGAAAGGTGACGCAAACACGTTAAAGTTTAACCCGGCCACATCTGTCGTCTCCGTTATCAGAGGTATAAAAATCCTCCTCACAAACTGGCAGTTTGTTTTGGCCTAAACCAGCCTCTGGATGTTCATAATGCGGTCCACACAGCTGCCACGGAGGAATCAGGGAAGACTGTTGGATAACTTGCCATGACTTCACTGTTCAGACATCCTGTGAGGAGACctgctttaaatgtatttactcAGCTGGTTTCTGTGTCACTCATTCCATTCTGACACCAGACCAGTAGAAACAGTTCAGcggtgtgtgtctctttccttTATTATTCCAGTGTTTCTCATTGTGGACACTTAGAAGTAGCTGAGAAGTCAAACAATTGAAATCATTGACAATTGATGCTGTAACCAGTGATGAACTAATCAACATTATTTCCTGTGCACTGCTTGTTTATTGACACGCATGACCAACTTCagtgtaaaaacataaaacatcctTCGGTATATcgtaagtaaataaatgtatcatGATGTTATAGGTTAAATATTCTCAGATGTCAAATTTGAAGTCAAATGTGCATAAACATGATAACAGAGGATGTTTTCTAACTTCAATTTTTCACAGTTTCTTGTCTTGAGATTGTATTTTTTGATGTATGTTCAACTGAAATCAAAAATGGGAAATATATTGCTGTAGCTACTATACAAGCTGTCACTGTTGTTCTGATATTTATGGCCCTTTAGCCTTTATGTATTAACCATTTATTACCAGAGATCTTTCATTCTTGCAATTATACAGCGATGCATTTAGAAATGGTGTGCTTTGTTGCGGCGTAGCTATTTAAAGCTTTGCCACAACAAAGACATAACCCCTAACAGTATTTGTCTTTGGATTGGTAATGCATCTTGTGAATGGCGAGGTGGTAAAGGTGCCTGTTTTGTCCTTGGGGGAGGAAAAGGGGAGTTGAAGGAGAGAAAGGTACTACAGAGAGGCCAAAACTTTGATCCCATTGATGTGGTGCAGGAGGCTATGCAGCTGAAACCCAAGCCCAGTAACCTGTCAGACTTTGTGAACTATTCTAGGCATCAGTTGCTGACGCCAAGATGAGGGGTGGAGGTTTCTGGGGGCACATATGCGCCTCCATAAGAACTCGCAATAGGAACTGACGGCCACTACGAGCACCATCTGACGTGCAGTCGCTTAATGTTGGGCAATAACGCTGTTTATAGCCCCCATATCACAGTTCACAGTCCCACATGTGAGAGTCTGGTGAGATCAATTTGTGGATGTGTGTTTAATGCTCCAGAGGGTTGTAATGTGTAAATGTATAGTCCAGTGTTTGGTCAGTGAGTGAGGTTTAGTGCAAAGGTAGATCGCTAGGAACTGTAGTGACCTTGGGACTGCTTGCTGAGGGAAGGACAGAATTCCTGAAGGGACACATGGTCTAGAGTGACAAGGCCATCTGCTGTAGCGCCAGCAGTAGGAGGAAGGTGGAGGGGGTTGGACACAGGGAGGAGGGGAtgggggggttggggggctGAGAATTCCTTTCGCTGGGGTGTGGAGGGAGCAGATATTCTGGGATATCACTGCTAGCACTCCGCCGGGAAACGTGTTTCTTTGGCATTTTTCAAGCGGAAATCTGAGGGAGAATTTTTGAACACTTGATGGTGAGAGGGGATCATTGCAGGGTTAAATGGGGAAGATATTTTTCTGGCCTTCCAGCTCTCCACGAAGCGACTGGTGATAATGGTCTTGGTGTGTTGCCGTTTTACTTTGGTGGATCCAGTTTCCTCTCCATCTCAGCACAGCCGGAGCTGAGAGAGCGGGATCTGGCAGGACTTCTGGCAGCGGCCTCTCGGAGGATCGTCTTCAAGGGATCTTCTTCAGAGTTGTTCTGTGCATGGCAAGGATCTACTTTCTTGCTGCCTCACTGAAATTGCATGGCCTAAACGAATGAATATTTTTATGAGGCACCTTGCACCAGAGATGGGCCAGGACCAAACCAAGCAGCAGATAGAGAAGGGCCTGAGGTTGTATCAGTCCAATCAGACAGACAAAGCCCTGCATGTCTGGACAAAAGTGCTGGAAAAGACCTCAGATCCTGGAGGGAAGTTTCGGGTGTTGGGGTGCCTGATCACAGCTCACTCAGAAATGGGAAAATATAAAGATATGCTCAAGGTAAGCCTCCTAAATAACAGTATGCTACattcaatatatttttaataactttctttcccttgcgggattaataaaatatgtcaaaaataaaaatctagtTAAGTAACCAATTATAGATATAATCAGTGTCCTACTCTAAATATCTGTGTTGTCATTTGGTTTAGATAATTCATAAAGACATTTCTCACATTTTTACTATTGTGTGATCATATTTTGTTATGCAACCAGCAATGTGTGTGCCACTAAATATCCCATTGATTTTATGTCATTATTATCTCCACTCAGGAGTGGTACAGTTTGTGCTGTAGTAGCATTTTAACACTTCTACAACGTCCAAGTGACTATTGAACAagaagaggtcaaaggtcaccctCTTGGTTCCATTTACAGTAATCTTGAGAAGCATGGGTTAATTTGTGGCTTCCACACAACGCTGAGTAAATAAGTGCCCTGCAACCCGAGTATCAGTGTGGGGTGTCTTGTTGACATAACCATCTTTACTTAAGCAGCACCCACTCTCTTTCACCCCGCTTTAATGAGGACTTTATAAAGTAGAAGCCTCATGTCTttctaattatatatatattttttatataaatctttttatttaatatctATTGATTCACAATTTGCCATCAcctcacactcactctctcttcgCAGTACGCTCTAGATCAAATCGACACAGCCAGAGAAATGGAGGACCCAGACTACCTGACAGAGGGCTACCTGAACTTGGCGCGCAGCAACGAGAAGCTGTGCGACTTCCAGAAAACGGTGTCCTATTGTAAGACCTGCTTAAACATGCAGGGAACCACTGTCAGCCTGCAGCTCAACGGCCAGGTGTGTCTTAGCATGGGCAACGCCTTCCTGGGCCTCAGTGTTTTCCAGAAAGCTTTGGAGAGCTACGAGAAGGCCCTTCGCTACGCACACAACAACGACGACAAGATGCTGGAGTGCAGAGTCTGCTGCAGTCTGGGAAACATCTATGTCCACCTTAAGGTATAAAATCAATGAGATTTGATTTTTCTGAAAGCTTTTGATCATTTTAATGTGTGCTGCACTGCAGATACTACCTCCTAGTCTTTGCTCAGCATTACCTTTTGACTAAATGTCTTCAAAATGTATTCTTGTATCACATAATATAATACAAGGAGTCTGATTAAGAACCTTTCCtttcctgttaaaaaaaaaaatactttgattGTTGCAGAATTCTCAGGTATTTTGTTTGAGTGAAACATTCATTGGACTGCATGGACAGTGTGTCTTGATTGCGCAATCAATACTGATGTTGCCAACGTGTTTGCCGTCGGAGTATGATAACACTGCCAAGCATCCAAGCAAACATCATCAATGGTTAGCTCATGTGGGACTGGGCATTGTTAAACAAGGGCGGAGTGAGTGGGCTGGCTGGCGGGGGGCTCATGTAGTACCCTTGACATCAGAGATTTGTAAGAGTAATCCCTCGGCTTCCTAGGGAGGATTGGTTTCAATGGGATTGTGGCGTTTGAAGAATGCTCTCATATGTCTCCTTATTTTATGAAACAATTTGAGACACGTATatcaaaaatacaaattttCTAAAAGGTTCTTTGTTTGAATACTGTCAAAGGTTAAATTGTCTTAGGAAGGAATAACAAACCAAAAAGTCCATGCTGGTAGTTTCTAAATAGAATGTCTAAGACACTGCCATTTGTGGGCAAGGACTTACTCATCAATAACCTCTTCCAACAGGACTATGAGAAAGCCCTGTTCTTTCCCTGCAAAGCAGCTGAGCTCGTCAATGACTACGGCAAGGGTTGGAGCCTCAAGTATCGAGCCATGAGCCAGTACCACATGTCTGTCGCCTACAGGAAACTGGAGCGCCTGCCAGACGCCATGGAGTGCTGTGAGGTATTGTTTTATAACCGTCCAACACACGATAACAGTCAGAGACGGGACTCACCCCCACAAAGACAAACTTGCATAACTTGTGAAGAATGTGACAGTTTTTGTTTCCTCACAAAGTCGCTGTCCCCTGATGTATTTCTCTGTTTTGATGTCAGAGCTGGAGAAACGGTAGATGTTGTGCTGCTGACAGGTGCAAGTGCCAGTTGTTCTGTTGTACCAGGCCTTGACAAAAATATGCTCACAGAGGTGCTGGTTTAAAGTGTTAATGAAGAGGGTGGCTTTGGTCTTTACTCTGTTCTAATTATGTACTGAGGGTGAAAAATAACTTGATGTCATTTCCTTGGAGTGCAAAAGTAAAGTAACAAGACAGCAGGATGCATTTCACATTTATTACATTTGCTAAATGCATTTAGACAAACAATTTACAAATGTAGTCATATTTACAATACCAGAGTACAAAAGGAGTCCTAAAGGTGAAACAACAACGTCTTACGTTTTGCATCACTTATCAGTCTggtttatttgaaaatatcttGAAACTGCTAAATGAAATAATATGCCATTTGTAAAAGTAGTTTAAATATGACCGTCGGTTTCAGGATTCACACTTCTTTTCATTATAAACAACTCTCTGCTTAATGCTCTCATCCACAGAATTATTGTTTTTGAGTTAAATGTACCCAATGAAATATTTGCATCCATATTAGGCTTTATTTTAGAAGGCATAATATACATTATGTTACTGTATAGTTTAATACTgccatttaatttaaatgtatctactgaaaaaaaaaaaaaaaaacctgactaACTTGAAAGTTAGTCAGATTTTCCATCATTAGATTGTGGTCTCACAGGTGAGGGGGTCAGCCTCTAAATCCCCTGTCTTCCACTTGAACAGGAATCTATGAAGATTGCTCTGCAGCACGGTGACCGTCCTCTGCAGGCTCTTTGCTTACTAAACTTTGCAGACATACACCGCTGCAGGCGTGACGCTGATGTAAGGTGCCACCATTTGTGCGGACTTGTTGGATTAACAATAAGATATTATctttttgatatatatatttttactcaTTTCTCATAGAAAGTTTTGACTCAACTATTTAGTATTTTCCTTACACTGTTGCTCTGGCATCTATATGGGGAGCTTTATTTTGGCATTATTACTTCATCCATCTAGAAAGCATTCCCTCGCTACGAGTCTGCGCTGGGCATCATGACTGAGATCGGAAACCGTCTCGGACAATCACAAGTCTACCTGGGAGTTGCAAAGTGTTGGCTTCTGCAGAAAGAATTTGACAAGGTACCATCATTATATACCTATCTCACTTTAAATATCACAGTCTTATGACTGATGTAATTGTTGTATTGCTTCTCATAATAATGTAGTAattatgtaat contains:
- the kbtbd4 gene encoding kelch repeat and BTB domain-containing protein 4 isoform X1, yielding MQCNLTVMQQEAKMESSEDGGLSVGGSVGEENYFLGYTFTDRSHSSRVVKSIMDLCLEDGLFADVTITVDSKEFHLHRLVLSAQSSFFRTMFTSNLKESHNRSIELKDVSATVFQLLIDYIYHGTIKLRVEELQDTYEMADMYQLTALFEECSRFLSRTVEVKNCLQVMWLADRHSDQELYTAAKHCAKIHLAQVHQTEEFLNLPLCLLLDIIKDGVPSSQNPTMAIESWINHNKVEREEFSCILQENLKEIGENVHIYLIGKEEARTHSLAVSLHCDEDDAISVSGQNSLCHQITAACKHGGDLYVVGGSIPRRMWKCNMHTMDWERCAPLPRDRLHHTMVSVSTEDAIYSLGGKTLQDTLSNAVIYYTVKDNMWIETSQLDTAVSGAAGVNLGGTIYLLGGEENDMDFFTKPSRLIQCFDTASQKCQIKPYMLPFAGCMHAAVHMDVIFIVAEGDSLVCYNPLLESFTRLRFPEVWSCVPSLWKVASCNGCIYVFRDKCKKGDANTLKFNPATSVVSVIRGIKILLTNWQFVLA
- the kbtbd4 gene encoding kelch repeat and BTB domain-containing protein 4 isoform X2, yielding MESSEDGGLSVGGSVGEENYFLGYTFTDRSHSSRVVKSIMDLCLEDGLFADVTITVDSKEFHLHRLVLSAQSSFFRTMFTSNLKESHNRSIELKDVSATVFQLLIDYIYHGTIKLRVEELQDTYEMADMYQLTALFEECSRFLSRTVEVKNCLQVMWLADRHSDQELYTAAKHCAKIHLAQVHQTEEFLNLPLCLLLDIIKDGVPSSQNPTMAIESWINHNKVEREEFSCILQENLKEIGENVHIYLIGKEEARTHSLAVSLHCDEDDAISVSGQNSLCHQITAACKHGGDLYVVGGSIPRRMWKCNMHTMDWERCAPLPRDRLHHTMVSVSTEDAIYSLGGKTLQDTLSNAVIYYTVKDNMWIETSQLDTAVSGAAGVNLGGTIYLLGGEENDMDFFTKPSRLIQCFDTASQKCQIKPYMLPFAGCMHAAVHMDVIFIVAEGDSLVCYNPLLESFTRLRFPEVWSCVPSLWKVASCNGCIYVFRDKCKKGDANTLKFNPATSVVSVIRGIKILLTNWQFVLA
- the rapsn gene encoding 43 kDa receptor-associated protein of the synapse isoform X1; translation: MNIFMRHLAPEMGQDQTKQQIEKGLRLYQSNQTDKALHVWTKVLEKTSDPGGKFRVLGCLITAHSEMGKYKDMLKYALDQIDTAREMEDPDYLTEGYLNLARSNEKLCDFQKTVSYCKTCLNMQGTTVSLQLNGQVCLSMGNAFLGLSVFQKALESYEKALRYAHNNDDKMLECRVCCSLGNIYVHLKDYEKALFFPCKAAELVNDYGKGWSLKYRAMSQYHMSVAYRKLERLPDAMECCEESMKIALQHGDRPLQALCLLNFADIHRCRRDADKAFPRYESALGIMTEIGNRLGQSQVYLGVAKCWLLQKEFDKALDSLQRAQELADGMGNKLCTLKVHCLSEGIYRSRGQQEELREQVVKFLQCVEELELYCGMCGESIGDRDQKLQALPCSHIFHLKCLQTNGTKGCPKCFKSSMKPGFV
- the rapsn gene encoding 43 kDa receptor-associated protein of the synapse isoform X2 yields the protein MNIFMRHLAPEMGQDQTKQQIEKGLRLYQSNQTDKALHVWTKVLEKTSDPGGKFRVLGCLITAHSEMGKYKDMLKYALDQIDTAREMEDPDYLTEGYLNLARSNEKLCDFQKTVSYCKTCLNMQGTTVSLQLNGQVCLSMGNAFLGLSVFQKALESYEKALRYAHNNDDKMLECRVCCSLGNIYVHLKDYEKALFFPCKAAELVNDYGKGWSLKYRAMSQYHMSVAYRKLERLPDAMECCEESMKIALQHGDRPLQALCLLNFADIHRCRRDADKAFPRYESALGIMTEIGNRLGQSQVYLGVAKCWLLQKEFDKALDSLQRAQELADGMGNKLCTLKVHCLSEGIYRSRGQQEELREQVVKFLQCVEELELYCGMCGESIGDRDQKLQALPCSHIFHLKLTIRQIKLLTFG